From a single Spongiibacter taiwanensis genomic region:
- a CDS encoding ShlB/FhaC/HecB family hemolysin secretion/activation protein: protein MAIDMLPAMQPVEMNDATFTSLSKDNAFYQAEVAGLKVVVLSAPYVQPKDLKVLADAAKNPSQFILGLNQVYYLRGNLLVQLAYRQVGTTVYVYGVQSILERFEAPNGIEGFFESLEGDQDLTVAEYERRRVLANIQSGRQGINYGVTYKVSADLRRTSVSLAPRETDLDTTSFTVDVGNQGNRFIGRNFAHAGLSTGFDNGVEVRFDYHKALTSIGDANEDNEYDGIVFAADVATRAGLYGIDVTNAEYRRLVTERSGGGLGCGFLGSCNQEVVLLDLDAEMTRVGISGQQILKAVPGKRLTISQRLDTISDETEDFRQGVILDESYRVAELGTKYVTAGWGRNRKDSFQLGLSVKKGFGGDGGTFEAIDDETVVGPGRRSGDFIIVAPSIAAAFDVSERGRLSMSLSSQFALDEQVPQAQQYALGGMSSLSAYLPGVLVGDSGYYGRLSLGRTPAESGFSISPSVFVEMGSARFENVTGELDEERRISSAGVGLQLNAGKSVELSVVAARGVSSNLDDDYLEEYEVDAFAKLKVKF, encoded by the coding sequence ATGGCGATAGATATGTTGCCGGCGATGCAGCCGGTGGAAATGAATGACGCGACATTTACGTCGTTATCAAAAGACAATGCCTTTTATCAGGCTGAAGTTGCCGGCCTGAAAGTTGTCGTCCTCTCAGCGCCCTATGTGCAGCCGAAGGATTTAAAGGTCCTGGCTGATGCGGCCAAGAATCCCTCCCAGTTTATTTTAGGATTGAATCAAGTTTACTACCTGCGCGGGAATCTGCTGGTGCAGTTGGCCTACCGTCAGGTCGGTACAACCGTATATGTCTATGGCGTGCAGTCGATACTGGAACGCTTCGAAGCGCCCAATGGAATTGAGGGTTTTTTTGAATCCCTCGAAGGGGATCAGGATTTAACCGTTGCCGAGTATGAGCGTCGGCGGGTGCTTGCCAATATTCAATCCGGCCGTCAGGGGATTAATTATGGTGTGACCTATAAAGTGTCTGCCGATCTTCGTCGCACCTCCGTGAGCCTTGCGCCGCGGGAAACCGATCTGGATACCACGTCGTTCACTGTGGATGTGGGCAATCAGGGCAACCGGTTTATCGGTAGGAATTTTGCTCATGCGGGGTTGTCAACTGGCTTTGATAACGGTGTGGAGGTTCGCTTTGATTACCATAAGGCGTTGACCTCCATAGGCGATGCCAACGAGGACAATGAGTACGACGGCATTGTATTTGCGGCTGACGTGGCGACCCGCGCCGGCCTTTACGGTATTGATGTCACTAATGCGGAGTACCGTCGCCTGGTTACCGAGCGAAGCGGGGGCGGCTTGGGCTGCGGCTTTTTGGGATCTTGCAATCAAGAAGTGGTGTTGCTCGATCTGGATGCGGAAATGACTCGGGTTGGCATTAGCGGCCAGCAAATCCTGAAGGCAGTGCCGGGAAAGCGTCTGACAATAAGTCAGCGGCTCGATACCATCAGTGATGAAACTGAAGATTTCCGTCAGGGGGTGATTCTGGATGAATCCTACCGTGTGGCTGAGCTGGGCACGAAATATGTGACCGCCGGCTGGGGGCGTAATCGTAAGGATAGCTTTCAGCTTGGTTTGTCGGTTAAAAAGGGCTTCGGCGGGGATGGCGGAACCTTTGAGGCCATTGATGACGAGACCGTCGTTGGACCCGGTCGCCGTTCGGGCGATTTCATCATCGTTGCGCCGTCGATCGCGGCGGCATTTGACGTGAGCGAGCGCGGCCGTTTGAGTATGTCGCTTTCCAGTCAATTCGCTCTGGATGAGCAGGTGCCTCAGGCCCAGCAGTATGCGCTGGGTGGTATGTCCAGCTTGAGCGCCTACCTTCCTGGGGTGTTGGTGGGCGACAGCGGCTATTACGGGCGGCTGAGCCTGGGCCGAACGCCGGCGGAAAGTGGCTTTAGTATCAGCCCTTCCGTATTTGTGGAGATGGGGTCCGCACGATTTGAGAATGTCACTGGCGAATTGGACGAGGAGCGCCGAATCTCCAGCGCGGGTGTGGGTTTGCAGCTCAATGCGGGTAAATCCGTTGAGCTGAGCGTGGTGGCTGCCCGAGGGGTCAGCAGCAATCTGGACGACGACTATCTGGAAGAGTATGAGGTTGACGCCTTCGCCAAACTCAAAGTCAAGTTTTGA
- a CDS encoding EAL domain-containing protein yields MESKFDLCDRHTSLLNHSHAFTIERDVVAAFRQSRLHLAYQPIVSSTTGKYVAFEAFSRWKSPRYGLVSPTEIIMDIDDPCLTRDYIFSIVDELFAALCYLRGKNIVAPIHFNIRLDDITDDLVERLVTHSQSLEISLNQICLEISEKTDPFIGSSLIARIANLRSYGVKFSLNNYGNDAATDKRLDKLPFSKIKIHQSYLEDLNEIVNGERVISKILRWEREGYEVIFEGVEDFGVWEKIQALGNFDCQGFMIAYPMNRTYIASWNRRWSKLAAILCRNKTFKSSLAVG; encoded by the coding sequence ATGGAAAGTAAATTCGACCTGTGCGACAGACACACTTCGCTGCTCAATCACTCCCACGCTTTCACCATTGAAAGGGATGTTGTCGCCGCATTCAGGCAGAGCAGGCTTCACTTGGCATATCAGCCCATTGTCAGCTCAACGACTGGGAAATACGTTGCTTTTGAAGCCTTTAGTCGATGGAAGTCGCCTCGCTATGGGCTGGTTTCGCCAACAGAAATCATCATGGATATCGACGACCCCTGCCTCACCCGCGACTATATCTTCAGCATTGTCGACGAGCTTTTTGCGGCATTGTGTTATCTTCGAGGAAAAAACATTGTCGCCCCCATCCACTTCAACATTCGCCTTGACGACATCACCGACGATCTCGTTGAGCGGCTAGTTACTCATTCCCAATCATTGGAAATCTCACTCAATCAAATTTGTCTTGAAATCTCCGAAAAAACCGATCCATTTATTGGTTCTTCCCTGATCGCCCGGATCGCCAACTTACGGAGCTACGGAGTGAAGTTCTCACTCAACAACTATGGCAATGACGCTGCCACCGACAAGCGCCTGGACAAATTACCCTTCTCTAAAATCAAAATTCACCAGAGTTATCTCGAAGATCTGAACGAAATCGTGAATGGTGAACGAGTGATTTCCAAAATTCTTCGCTGGGAGCGCGAGGGCTACGAAGTCATCTTCGAAGGTGTAGAAGACTTCGGCGTCTGGGAAAAAATTCAGGCACTCGGCAACTTTGACTGCCAGGGCTTTATGATTGCCTACCCGATGAATCGCACTTACATCGCCTCTTGGAATCGGCGCTGGTCAAAGCTCGCTGCCATTCTCTGCCGCAACAAAACGTTCAAAAGTTCGCTCGCTGTCGGCTGA